From one Amaranthus tricolor cultivar Red isolate AtriRed21 chromosome 17, ASM2621246v1, whole genome shotgun sequence genomic stretch:
- the LOC130803594 gene encoding rop guanine nucleotide exchange factor 5-like isoform X2, which yields MGTSFRKEDGLNLTESNGLVTESVTESVTERRSSIEAEVRLGKKSTSSPPLLGWPITKAAIPKPPNSTVSKSTKHVLVDNLELKKHNLNISEMEMMKERFAKLLLGEDMSGSGKGVSTALAVSNAITNLCATIFGQLWRLEPLPVEKKSMWQREMEWMLCVGDHIVELIPTWQTFPDGKKLEVMTCRPRTDMFINLPALRKLDNMLIDILDSFSKTEFWYVDQGIVASDCDGSSSFRNTIHRQEEKWWLPVPRVPAGGLQESSRKQLDHKRECAHQILKAAMSINSMVLAEMDVPESYIETLPKNGKACLGDMIYRYITSDHFSPECLLDCLDLTTEHVALEIANRVEAAIYVWRRRLHPKPVTNPNRSTTKSSWGMVRDLMVDGDKREILAERAERLLLCLKQRFPSLTQTSLDTSKIQYNKDVGKSILESYSRVLESLSFNIVARIDDLLYVDDLTKHTDKLSNVPIVNVLSHKKVSIPRSVPSSCTPYGSTINTPSLSPAPMVSPARGLDRTPIVNREICKPSKRGLGVKRVLTNYLGGELKSKSSPNQIEAAPPASIKSIIGSSHDDTENVDPQKVSITHHKPSRFR from the exons ATGGGTACTTCATTTAGGAAAGAAGATGGTTTAAACTTAACTGAGTCAAATGGGTTAGTGACCGAGTCAGTGACTGAGTCTGTTACTGAGAGGAGAAGTAGTATTGAAGCTGAAGTTAGATTGGGGAAAAAATCAACTTCTTCACCTCCTCTTTTGGGTTGGCCTATTACAAAAGCTGCAATTCCTAAACCACCCAATTCCACTGTTTCTAAGTCAACTAAACATGTTTTAGTTGATAATTTGGAGCTCAAGAAGCATAATTTGAACATTTCTG AGATGGAAATGATGAAAGAGAGGTTTGCAAAGCTATTGCTTGGTGAAGATATGTCTGGTAGTGGTAAAGGGGTTTCCACTGCTCTTGCTGTTTCTAATGCCATAACTAATTTATGTG ctACAATATTTGGGCAGTTGTGGAGGCTAGAGCCATTGCCCGTGGAGAAAAAATCAATGTGGCAAAGAGAGATGGAGTGGATGCTTTGTGTTGGTGATCATATTGTTGAATTAATACCAACTTGGCAGACATTTCCTGATGGAAAGAAGCTTGAG GTAATGACTTGCAGACCTCGGACTGATATGTTCATTAATCTTCCGGCTCTTCGCAAGCTAGACAATATGCTCATT GATATATTAGATAGTTTCAGCAAGACCGAGTTTTGGTATGTCGATCAAGGAATCGTAGCCTCAGATTGTGATGGATCATCCTCTTTCCGAAATACTATACACAGACAAGAGGAAAAGTGGTGGCTACCAGTGCCTCGGGTTCCTGCAGGAGGCCTTCAAGAGAGCTCGAGGAAGCAACTCGATCATAAGCGTGAGTGTGCTCACCAGATACTCAAAGCAGCCATGTCGATCAATAGCATGGTTTTAGCTGAAATGGATGTTCCCGAGTCATACATTGAAACCCTTCCTAAG AATGGAAAAGCGTGCTTAGGAGACATGATTTATCGGTACATTACATCAGATCACTTCTCCCCTGAGTGCTTGCTTGATTGCCTAGACTTAACAACCGAACATGTTGCTCTTGAGATAGCGAATCGTGTGGAAGCTGCGATCTATGTATGGAGGCGTAGACTCCACCCAAAACCCGTCACTAATCCCAACCGTTCAACCACAAAATCGTCATGGGGAATGGTCAGAGATCTAATGGTTGATGGAGACAAAAGAGAAATCCTTGCTGAAAGGGCTGAAAGATTACTTCTATGCTTGAAACAACGGTTTCCTAGTCTCACTCAAACTTCATTGGACACCAGTAAAATACAGTACAACAAG GATGTGGGGAAATCGATCCTAGAAAGTTACTCAAGAGTTTTAGAAAGTTTATCCTTCAACATTGTGGCGCGCATAGATGATCTATTATATGTCGATGACTTAACCAAACACACCGATAAACTATCCAATGTACCTATTGTGAATGTCCTATCTCACAAGAAGGTCTCAATACCGCGTTCAGTGCCATCCTCGTGCACACCTTATGGATCGACTATTAATACTCCGAGCTTATCACCTGCACCGATGGTTAGCCCAGCAAGGGGATTAGACAGAACTCCTATTGTGAACCGAGAGATTTGTAAACCATCCAAACGCGGTCTTGGTGTTAAGAGGGTACTCACCAACTACTTAGGTGG
- the LOC130803594 gene encoding rop guanine nucleotide exchange factor 5-like isoform X1, which translates to MGTSFRKEDGLNLTESNGLVTESVTESVTERRSSIEAEVRLGKKSTSSPPLLGWPITKAAIPKPPNSTVSKSTKHVLVDNLELKKHNLNISEMEMMKERFAKLLLGEDMSGSGKGVSTALAVSNAITNLCATIFGQLWRLEPLPVEKKSMWQREMEWMLCVGDHIVELIPTWQTFPDGKKLEVMTCRPRTDMFINLPALRKLDNMLIDILDSFSKTEFWYVDQGIVASDCDGSSSFRNTIHRQEEKWWLPVPRVPAGGLQESSRKQLDHKRECAHQILKAAMSINSMVLAEMDVPESYIETLPKQNGKACLGDMIYRYITSDHFSPECLLDCLDLTTEHVALEIANRVEAAIYVWRRRLHPKPVTNPNRSTTKSSWGMVRDLMVDGDKREILAERAERLLLCLKQRFPSLTQTSLDTSKIQYNKDVGKSILESYSRVLESLSFNIVARIDDLLYVDDLTKHTDKLSNVPIVNVLSHKKVSIPRSVPSSCTPYGSTINTPSLSPAPMVSPARGLDRTPIVNREICKPSKRGLGVKRVLTNYLGGELKSKSSPNQIEAAPPASIKSIIGSSHDDTENVDPQKVSITHHKPSRFR; encoded by the exons ATGGGTACTTCATTTAGGAAAGAAGATGGTTTAAACTTAACTGAGTCAAATGGGTTAGTGACCGAGTCAGTGACTGAGTCTGTTACTGAGAGGAGAAGTAGTATTGAAGCTGAAGTTAGATTGGGGAAAAAATCAACTTCTTCACCTCCTCTTTTGGGTTGGCCTATTACAAAAGCTGCAATTCCTAAACCACCCAATTCCACTGTTTCTAAGTCAACTAAACATGTTTTAGTTGATAATTTGGAGCTCAAGAAGCATAATTTGAACATTTCTG AGATGGAAATGATGAAAGAGAGGTTTGCAAAGCTATTGCTTGGTGAAGATATGTCTGGTAGTGGTAAAGGGGTTTCCACTGCTCTTGCTGTTTCTAATGCCATAACTAATTTATGTG ctACAATATTTGGGCAGTTGTGGAGGCTAGAGCCATTGCCCGTGGAGAAAAAATCAATGTGGCAAAGAGAGATGGAGTGGATGCTTTGTGTTGGTGATCATATTGTTGAATTAATACCAACTTGGCAGACATTTCCTGATGGAAAGAAGCTTGAG GTAATGACTTGCAGACCTCGGACTGATATGTTCATTAATCTTCCGGCTCTTCGCAAGCTAGACAATATGCTCATT GATATATTAGATAGTTTCAGCAAGACCGAGTTTTGGTATGTCGATCAAGGAATCGTAGCCTCAGATTGTGATGGATCATCCTCTTTCCGAAATACTATACACAGACAAGAGGAAAAGTGGTGGCTACCAGTGCCTCGGGTTCCTGCAGGAGGCCTTCAAGAGAGCTCGAGGAAGCAACTCGATCATAAGCGTGAGTGTGCTCACCAGATACTCAAAGCAGCCATGTCGATCAATAGCATGGTTTTAGCTGAAATGGATGTTCCCGAGTCATACATTGAAACCCTTCCTAAG caGAATGGAAAAGCGTGCTTAGGAGACATGATTTATCGGTACATTACATCAGATCACTTCTCCCCTGAGTGCTTGCTTGATTGCCTAGACTTAACAACCGAACATGTTGCTCTTGAGATAGCGAATCGTGTGGAAGCTGCGATCTATGTATGGAGGCGTAGACTCCACCCAAAACCCGTCACTAATCCCAACCGTTCAACCACAAAATCGTCATGGGGAATGGTCAGAGATCTAATGGTTGATGGAGACAAAAGAGAAATCCTTGCTGAAAGGGCTGAAAGATTACTTCTATGCTTGAAACAACGGTTTCCTAGTCTCACTCAAACTTCATTGGACACCAGTAAAATACAGTACAACAAG GATGTGGGGAAATCGATCCTAGAAAGTTACTCAAGAGTTTTAGAAAGTTTATCCTTCAACATTGTGGCGCGCATAGATGATCTATTATATGTCGATGACTTAACCAAACACACCGATAAACTATCCAATGTACCTATTGTGAATGTCCTATCTCACAAGAAGGTCTCAATACCGCGTTCAGTGCCATCCTCGTGCACACCTTATGGATCGACTATTAATACTCCGAGCTTATCACCTGCACCGATGGTTAGCCCAGCAAGGGGATTAGACAGAACTCCTATTGTGAACCGAGAGATTTGTAAACCATCCAAACGCGGTCTTGGTGTTAAGAGGGTACTCACCAACTACTTAGGTGG